The proteins below are encoded in one region of Halalkalicoccus jeotgali B3:
- a CDS encoding glycosyltransferase family 4 protein: MEIAYVLSQNSGGLPHYAAQLANAVAKHADVTVFKPEETTADDVFSEDVRVLNTFESMNISLPELRKFNFDVRRNLKALASYKNLRLIEAVDPDIVHDPTGLFPQVKFFAKRYRLDERYPFVVTHHEVPVERVPLSRPPDALEGIVEALIPDLDVRRSIVHTENQRTVLRERVSDPESVSVIPHGVNDMFGEYDYEKRPEEPHTVLFFGHIIPAKGIDTLVKAMALVRERVPDATLLVAGNGRFGRRSREIIDRHPDTFEIHDHFIPNDEVGTFFSRAALVAVPYRRQSGGTKGHSGTLATAFAFGKPVVASTAGEFSKLVGEAGCGEVVPPEDPNALADAIVDLLEDPEKRTRMGENSALQGDRLSWDSIAERYLDLYESILEEPRSEADIAPNRRAD; this comes from the coding sequence ATGGAAATAGCGTACGTGCTTTCTCAAAACAGCGGCGGACTCCCTCACTATGCTGCGCAACTCGCGAACGCCGTCGCCAAGCACGCCGACGTGACAGTGTTCAAACCCGAAGAAACGACCGCCGACGACGTCTTCTCCGAGGACGTGCGGGTTCTGAACACGTTCGAGTCGATGAACATCTCGTTGCCGGAGCTGCGGAAGTTCAACTTCGACGTTCGGCGCAACCTGAAGGCGCTGGCCTCCTATAAGAACCTCCGATTGATCGAGGCGGTCGATCCCGACATCGTCCACGATCCAACGGGGCTGTTCCCGCAGGTGAAGTTCTTCGCGAAGCGCTACCGCCTCGACGAGCGCTACCCGTTCGTCGTGACACACCACGAAGTCCCGGTCGAACGGGTTCCGCTCTCGCGACCGCCCGACGCCCTCGAAGGGATCGTTGAGGCGCTGATCCCCGACCTCGACGTCCGTCGTTCGATCGTCCACACCGAAAACCAGCGAACCGTTCTGCGAGAGCGCGTCTCGGATCCGGAGTCGGTGTCGGTCATCCCCCACGGGGTCAACGACATGTTCGGCGAGTACGACTACGAGAAACGCCCCGAAGAGCCCCACACGGTGTTGTTTTTCGGGCACATCATCCCCGCAAAGGGGATCGACACGCTCGTGAAGGCCATGGCGCTCGTACGCGAGCGGGTTCCCGACGCGACGCTCCTGGTCGCCGGGAACGGACGGTTCGGACGGCGCTCACGCGAAATCATCGACCGCCATCCCGATACCTTCGAGATCCACGACCACTTCATCCCCAACGACGAGGTCGGAACGTTCTTCTCGCGGGCCGCCCTCGTCGCCGTCCCCTACAGGCGCCAGAGCGGTGGTACCAAGGGACACAGCGGAACGCTCGCGACGGCCTTTGCCTTCGGCAAGCCCGTGGTCGCCTCGACGGCGGGCGAGTTCTCGAAACTCGTCGGGGAGGCGGGCTGTGGCGAGGTCGTCCCCCCGGAGGACCCGAACGCGCTCGCCGACGCGATCGTGGACCTGCTCGAGGACCCCGAGAAACGCACCCGGATGGGCGAGAACAGTGCCCTACAGGGCGATCGCCTCTCGTGGGACTCGATCGCCGAGCGGTATCTCGACCTCTACGAGTCGATCCTCGAAGAACCCCGATCAGAGGCTGATATCGCGCCGAATCGGCGGGCCGACTAG
- a CDS encoding glycosyltransferase family 2 protein: MSRTESDPTVSVVVPYSSAHTPERMLEEAKRSIDRQSVRTETIVVEDPDGSGPAATRNRGIERASTRYVAFLDADDLWKPDKLERQLVRMDRTGAGLCLDGDPSMSRDDFFYELFVGDLNEVMSSIVLDTAQVDVRFEEELGRWEDHLFALEAASEGVCFCRETFTARYHETSMSSGRIDATHYLTEGKKYVSLASERVPEVRPFTYVFYRQMYFAMGYYRHDDGEYRDAMAYFCRSLQIGVSPLPVVGLLGSAVFYLLFDVVLGSDR; the protein is encoded by the coding sequence ATGTCGAGGACGGAGTCGGATCCGACGGTCTCGGTCGTCGTCCCCTACAGTTCGGCCCATACGCCTGAACGGATGCTGGAGGAGGCGAAACGGTCGATCGATCGACAGTCCGTTCGGACCGAAACCATCGTCGTCGAGGACCCCGACGGGAGCGGGCCGGCAGCAACGCGGAATCGCGGTATCGAGCGTGCCTCGACGCGATACGTCGCCTTTCTCGACGCCGACGACCTCTGGAAACCCGACAAACTTGAGCGCCAACTCGTCCGGATGGACCGAACCGGTGCCGGGCTCTGTCTCGACGGCGATCCTTCGATGTCGCGCGACGACTTCTTCTACGAACTGTTCGTCGGCGACCTCAACGAGGTGATGTCCTCGATCGTCCTCGACACCGCACAGGTCGACGTGCGTTTCGAGGAGGAACTCGGCCGGTGGGAAGACCACCTGTTCGCGCTCGAAGCTGCGAGCGAGGGCGTCTGTTTCTGTCGCGAAACGTTCACCGCCCGATACCACGAAACCAGCATGTCGTCCGGCCGGATCGACGCGACCCACTACCTGACCGAGGGCAAGAAGTACGTCTCACTCGCCAGCGAGCGCGTTCCGGAGGTCAGACCCTTCACGTACGTCTTCTATCGACAGATGTACTTCGCGATGGGGTACTACCGCCACGACGACGGGGAGTATCGGGACGCGATGGCCTACTTCTGTCGCTCGCTACAGATCGGCGTCTCCCCGCTCCCGGTCGTCGGCCTGCTCGGGAGCGCCGTCTTTTACCTCCTGTTCGACGTCGTTCTCGGGTCGGATCGGTGA
- a CDS encoding lipid II:glycine glycyltransferase FemX yields MKITKLTDADRWEEFVRENNGPVFDSWTWGKLCEECGHRTYFWGVEEDGELLACLPLVYMRSRLFGDQLVSMPYSAYGSVVSAPDAPEEAVHLLLEPVRDLADELDVDLVSLRGRDLGDPPGFERAERFVTFDIPLTGDPEDAWDALDGSTRNHVRKAEKNGVEYRRATSKADLRRYYDLYLKNMRAFGSPPYSFSFFTYLWEELGEGMVVELALKDDHLINGQIRFPYGDRCFDWGGVSDYEYRDLQGGSFLLWNAIERACEAGYGTYTLGRTREGTGVYSFKKSWGGQKVRFADYHYSPNGSIDLPDPDDEKYDRLKDVWERLPLKVTELVGPPIRRDISL; encoded by the coding sequence ATGAAGATAACAAAATTGACAGACGCGGATCGATGGGAGGAGTTCGTGCGGGAAAACAACGGTCCTGTTTTCGACAGTTGGACGTGGGGGAAACTCTGTGAGGAGTGTGGCCACCGGACGTACTTCTGGGGCGTCGAGGAGGACGGGGAGTTGCTCGCGTGTCTCCCCCTCGTCTACATGCGCAGTCGCCTGTTCGGCGATCAGCTCGTCTCGATGCCCTACAGCGCCTACGGCTCCGTCGTGAGCGCCCCCGATGCCCCCGAAGAGGCCGTTCACCTCCTGCTCGAACCGGTCCGGGACCTCGCCGACGAACTCGACGTCGACCTCGTCAGCCTCCGGGGACGCGATCTGGGCGACCCACCCGGGTTCGAACGTGCCGAGCGGTTCGTCACCTTCGACATCCCCCTGACCGGCGACCCCGAGGACGCCTGGGATGCACTCGACGGATCGACCCGCAACCACGTTCGCAAGGCCGAAAAGAACGGCGTCGAGTACCGGCGGGCGACCTCGAAGGCGGACCTCCGGCGGTACTACGACCTGTATCTGAAGAACATGCGAGCCTTCGGCAGCCCGCCCTATTCGTTCTCGTTTTTCACCTACCTCTGGGAGGAACTCGGAGAGGGGATGGTGGTCGAACTCGCACTCAAGGACGACCACCTGATCAACGGCCAGATCCGGTTTCCCTACGGGGATCGCTGTTTCGACTGGGGCGGGGTCAGCGACTACGAGTACCGCGACCTCCAGGGCGGAAGCTTCCTGCTGTGGAACGCCATCGAGCGCGCCTGCGAGGCCGGGTACGGGACGTACACGCTCGGCCGAACGCGGGAGGGGACCGGCGTCTACAGCTTCAAAAAGAGCTGGGGCGGCCAGAAGGTCCGGTTTGCGGACTACCACTACTCTCCTAACGGATCGATCGACCTGCCGGATCCCGACGACGAGAAGTACGACCGCCTCAAAGACGTCTGGGAGCGCCTGCCGCTGAAGGTAACCGAGCTAGTCGGCCCGCCGATTCGGCGCGATATCAGCCTCTGA
- a CDS encoding DUF1616 domain-containing protein, which translates to MQDTVEGRAGRSSLRRAPADLIAVGSCVLIVSLMALPAFENTPVRTVARALFVGFVPGYALLTALFPRSPTGPKTEGSRFRIGHLERAALSIAASCGLLVLIARGAPAGIGGSSTTLGILVVLSVAFGGIGAIRRLSLTPAERFGRPAVAWIDAVGSLGPSRSDGSPVAAVAVGVAVLVVLSTLGVAYAMGPVQGDGYTELYLLQEGANGTVSEEYPDELTVGQEEPLVVGIGNEEGVTTTYTVVIQLQEVGTEGEQSVQSASELDRFEVTLESGETVENEHVVTPDRAGENLRLTYLLYTGTPPETIDGSEAYRSAYVWVNVTESGG; encoded by the coding sequence ATGCAAGATACCGTCGAGGGGCGCGCAGGTCGCTCCTCGCTCCGGCGAGCGCCCGCCGATCTGATCGCCGTCGGTTCGTGCGTGCTGATCGTCTCCCTGATGGCGCTCCCGGCGTTCGAGAACACGCCCGTTCGAACCGTGGCCCGCGCGCTGTTCGTCGGCTTCGTGCCGGGCTACGCCCTCCTCACGGCCCTGTTCCCGCGTTCTCCGACCGGCCCGAAGACAGAAGGGAGCCGGTTTCGGATCGGCCACCTCGAACGGGCGGCGCTATCGATCGCCGCGAGTTGCGGACTCCTGGTGCTGATCGCGAGAGGAGCCCCCGCCGGAATCGGGGGGAGTTCGACGACGCTCGGGATCCTCGTCGTTCTGAGCGTCGCCTTCGGCGGCATCGGGGCGATCCGACGACTCTCGCTTACGCCGGCCGAGCGGTTCGGTCGCCCGGCCGTGGCGTGGATCGACGCGGTTGGCTCTCTCGGACCGTCGCGTTCCGACGGAAGTCCGGTTGCGGCGGTGGCGGTAGGGGTGGCGGTCTTAGTCGTCCTCAGCACGCTTGGCGTCGCGTACGCGATGGGGCCCGTCCAGGGCGACGGCTACACCGAGCTGTACCTCCTTCAGGAAGGGGCCAACGGGACCGTCTCCGAGGAGTATCCCGACGAGCTAACCGTCGGGCAAGAAGAACCGCTGGTGGTCGGCATCGGTAACGAGGAGGGGGTAACGACCACCTACACCGTCGTCATCCAGCTACAGGAAGTCGGGACGGAGGGCGAACAGAGCGTCCAGTCAGCGAGCGAACTCGACCGGTTCGAGGTCACGCTCGAAAGCGGTGAGACCGTCGAGAACGAACACGTCGTCACGCCCGACCGGGCCGGCGAGAACCTGCGCTTGACCTATCTGCTCTACACCGGGACGCCCCCGGAAACGATCGACGGGAGCGAGGCGTACCGGAGCGCGTACGTGTGGGTCAACGTGACCGAATCCGGCGGGTAG